In Chlorobiota bacterium, the sequence AGCAGCGCGGCGTTGCGGTCGGTTTCGTGGCGGGCAATGTGATACTCCACAGCGTCGGTGAACAGCAGCGGAAGCTCGCTTTGCCGGAATCCGATGCGGCGCGGAATCCCCGCGCGCCACGCCAACAACGCCGAGCGTGCGGAGCGGTGCGGAATCAGGGCAAGATCATACCCCACCTTCGTGATACTTTCCAGCACGGCGGCAAACCCGCCCTTTGCTTGCTTCTGGAATGGATGGACCCAGCGGAGCGCGGGGTGGCCGTGGAACAGCTGGGCATAGGCCTGGCGCACAACCATTCCAACATGGATTTCCGGCTGGGAAGCAAGCCCCCGCAGCAATCCCGTTGCCAGCACCGCATCCCCCAAAAATCCGGTTTGAATGATAAGAACGTTGGTCATGGAAGAATTGAAGATTGCAGAAAATACGTCCGCATCGCTCCCTTCCCCTTCACCTCCATCATCCCGCGCTCGGTCAGGATCATTGAGGAAGCATCGGCTCCGCGCCGCCGAAGTTCTTCCGCGAACTCTTCACTCACGTGAATCTTCCCTGCCTCCCCGTGGCTCTCCATTCGGCTGGCGGTGTTTACTGCGTCCCCGTAGATGTCGTACGCCAGCTTGCCTGTGCCGATTACTCCGCCGGTGATGCTTCCCGTGTGCAGGCCGATCCTGATTTCAAACTCTGTGTTGGGTGGCAGGTGCTCGGTGATGCTGGCTGGCAGTGCCACATCTTCTAGCATCTCCATTGCCATTCTGGCAATTCTCTCCGCGTGATCCGGGCACTCAATCGGTGCGCCGCACGCGGCCATGTAGCCGTCGCCAATCGTTTTGATTCGCTCGCAACCGTGCTTTGCCGCGATGGAATCGAAGTGGGCGAAGACGAAGTTCATGAACTCCAGAACAGCACTTGCTGGCATCTGCGCAGTCATTGGGGTGAAGCCGACGACATCGGCAAACAGGATGCTGGCGGAGTCGAAGCGGTCGGCAATTTGGCGTTCGCCGGAGATCATCCGGTCGGCAATGGTTGGCGGGAGAGTTTTGTGGAGAAGCTCCTCGGTGGCTTTTGCGCGAGCACGCTCAGCAGCCGTGCGTTTTTCCATCTCAGCAATCTGCCGTTGTTGTTCTACTTGGATGGCTTTCTTCTTTGCTTCCTCACTCTGAACTTCCTCTTTCACCTCGTGGAATTTTTTGAAGTGGGTGAGTGCTTCCTCAAAGCGGGATTCTTGTTCGTAGAGGGTGGCTAAGAATTGGTGGGCTTTATACAGCTGACCTTTTGTTCCCAGTTCTTCATTGAGAGCAATTGCTTGCCGCAGAAGCTCCTCGGCTTTGGTGGGATCGTACCCAGCGAATGCTTTTTTGGAGTAGAGTAAACCAAGACTTCCGGTGATACTGGCAACACCAGAACGCTCACCAAGTTCTTCACGCATGGCAAGAGCACGGCTGAAATACTCCAACGCTTTCGGGTAATCTGAAAGGAATGCGTACACAATCCCGATGTTCCCAGTGGCAATGGCAACACTGGAACGCTCACCAAGCTCTTCACGCATGGCAAGAGCACGGCTGTAATACTCCAACGCTTTTGGGTACTCCGAGAGGCACACGTACACGTTCCCGATGTTCCCAGTGGCAATGGCAACACCGGAACGCTCACCAAGCTCTTCATACAAGGCAAGCGCACGGCTGAGATACTCCAATGCTTTTGGGTAATCCGAAAGGTCCCCGTACACAGTCCCGATGTTGCTGGTGACACTGGCAACACCGGAACGATTGCCAAGCTCTTCATGCAGGGCAAGCGCACGGCTGTAATACTCCAACGCCTTCGGGTAATCCGAAAGGTTCTGGTACACATTCCCGATGCCGTTGGTGGCACTGGCAACACCGGAACGCTCATCAAGTTCTTCACGCAGGGCAAGCGAACGGCTGTAATACTCCAACGCTTTTGGGTAATGTGAGAGAGACTTGTACACGTTCCCGATGTTCATGGTGATAGTAGCCACACCGAAACGATTGCCAAGCTCTTCAAACATGGCAAGCGCACGACCGTAATACTCCAACGACTTCGAGTACTCCGAAAGGTTCTGGTACACAATCCCGATGTTGCCGGTGGCACCAGCAACACCGGAACGATCCTCAAGCTCTTCATGTAGGGCAAGCGCACGGCTGTAATACTCCAACGCTTTTGAGTACTCCGAAAGTCTCCCGTACACATTCCCGATGTCGTTGGTAGCACGAGCAACACCGGAACGGTTCCCAAGCTCTTCAAACAGTTTCAGCGATTCCTCCAGCAATGGCAGTGCCGTGCGGTACTCACCCCTCCGCCAACGGCAGAAGCCTTGCAGACCCAACGCCTCTACCTCGGCAGCACCATCCCCTGCTTCTTTGGCAAGGCTATGGGCTTCCTCGGCGGCAGCAAGACTCTCGGCATATTGGCTTTGCTGTTCTAATTTCTTGGCAAGCTGGATCAGCGCACCGGCGCGCTCGGCAGGTGTGGTGGCTGCGGCTACGGCGGCGCGCAGATCTGTCAGGGTTGTTTCTGGATTCATGGAATTACTTGATTGAGAAAATAGGTCCGAAGCGTTCCTTTCCCTTTGATGGTTAGCTCGCCACGCTCTTCCAATGTGATCGGGAGTTCACCAGTGCTGATTGCCGAAGAAAGAGCGGCGGCAAATTCTTCACTCACGTGAATCTTCCCTGCCTCCCCGTGGCTTTCCATTCGGCTGGCGGTGTTTACTGTGTCGCCGTAAATATCATAGGCCAGCTTTCCCGTCCCGATTACTCCGCCGGTGATGCTTCCACTGTGCAGGCCGATCCTGATTTCGAACTCTGTGCTTGGTGGTAGATGCTCGGTGATGCTTGTTGGCAGCGCAACATCCTCCAGCATCTCCATCGCCATTCTCGCTATCCGTTCGGCGTGGTCCGCGCACTCAATCGGTGCGCCGCAGGCGGCCATGTAGCCGTCGCCGATTGTCTTGATTCGCTCGCAACCGTGCTTGGCAGCAATGGAATCGAAGTGGGCAAAGACGAAGTTCATGAACTCCAGAACAGCACCCGCTGGCATCTGCGCCGTCATGGGGGTGAAGCCGACGACATCGGCAAACAGGATGCTGGCGGAGTCGAAGCGGTCCGCGATCTGGCGTTCGCCGGAGATCATCCGGTCGGCAATGGTTGGCGGGAGAGTTTTGTGGAGAAGTTCCTCAGTGGCTTTTGCACGCGCACGCTCAGCAGCGGTGCGTTTTTCCATCTCCGCAATCTGCCGTTGCTGCTCTACTTGGATGGCTTTCTTCTTTGCTTCCTCACTCTGAACTTCCTCTTTCACCTCTTGGAATTTTTTGAAGTGAGTGAGGGCTTCTTCGAAGCGGGATTCTTGTTCGTAAAGAGTGGCTAAAGACTGATAGTTCCCATACAGGTTCTGCTTGATTCCAAGCTCTTCGTTGATGGTGATTGCCTGCTGCAGAAGCTCTTCGGCTTTGGTGGAGTTGTACTCGGTGAATGCTTTCTGTGAGTAGAGTGAGCCGAGGTTACCGGTGACACCGGCAACACCAGAACGCTCACCAAGCTCTTCATGCAGAGCAAGCGCACGGCTGTAATACTCCAACGCTTTCGGGTACTCCGAAAGGGATTCGTACACACTCCCAATGTTGTTGGTGACACGGGCAACACCGGAACGATCGCCAAGCTCTTCATGCAACGCAAGCGCACGACTGTAATACTCCAACGCTTTCGAGTACTCCGAAAGGGATTCGTACACATTCCCGATGTTCCCGGTGACAATCGCAACACCAGAACGATCACCAAGCTCTTCATACAAGGCAAGCGCACGGCTGAGATACTCCAATGCTTTTGGGTAATCCGAAAGGCCCCGTACACAGTCCCGATGTTGCTGGTGACACTGGCAACACCGGAACGATTGCCAAGCTCTTCATGCAGGGCAAGCGCACGGCTGTAATACTCCAACGCCTTCGGGTAATCCGAAAGGTTCTGGTACACATTCCCGATGCCGTTGGTGGCACTGGCAACACCGGAACGCTCATCAAGTTCTTCACGCAGGGCAAGCGAACGGCTGTAATACTCCAACGCTTTTGGGTAATGTGAGAGAGACTTGTACACGTTCCCGATGTTCATGGTGATAGTAGCCACACCGAAACGATTGCCAAGCTCTTCAAACATGGCAAGCGCACGACCGTAATACTCCAACGACTTCGAGTACTCCGAAAGGTTCTGGTACACAATCCCGATGTTGCCGGTGGCACCAGCAACACCGGAACGATCCTCAAGCTCTTCAAACATGGCAAGCGAACGACTGTAATACTCCAACGCTTTCGGGTATTCCGAGAGGGAGTTGTACACATTCCCGATGCCCACGGTGACACGAGCAACATCGGAACGATCCTCACGTTCTTCATACAGCTTCAGCGATTGCTCCAGCAATGGCAGTGCCGTGCGGTACTCGCCCCTCCGCCAATGAACCACCCCTCGCAACCGCAAGGCTTCTGCTTCCGCAGCACCATCACCTGCTTCTTTGGCTGCGGCATGAGCTTCCTCCGCCGCTGCAAGGCTTTCAGCATACTCTCCTTGCTGCCCTAACTCCTCGGCAAGTTGGTTCAACGCACCGGCACGTTCGGCAGGTGTGGTGGCTGCTGCTACGGCGGCGCGCAGGTCGGTCAGGGTTGTTTCTGGATTCATTTCGTTGATGGGTTTAGAAAATAGGTCCGAAGCGTTCCTTTCCCTTTGATGGTTAGCTCGCCACGTTCTTCTAACGTGATCGGGAGTTCGCCCCCGCTCCGCCGAAGCTCCTCCGCAAACTCCTCACTCACGTGAATCTTCCCTGCCTCCCCGTGGCTCTCCATTCGGCTGGCGGTGTTTACTGCGTCGCCGTAGATGTCGTAGGCCAGCTTCCCCGTGCCGATTACTCCGCCGGTGATGCTGCCGGTGTGTAGGCCGATTCGTATCTCGAACTCTGTGTTTGGTGGCAGATGCTCGGTGATGCTTTCCGGCAGTGCCACATCTTCCAGCATCTCCATCGCCATCCTCGCAATTCTCTCGGCGTGGTCCGCGCACTCAATCGGTGCGCCGCACGCGGCCATGTAGCCGTCGCCGATTGTTTTGATTCGCTCGCAACCGTGCTTCGCCGCGATGGCATCGAAATGGGCGAAGACGAAGTTCATGAACTCCAGAACAGCACTTGCTGGCATCTGCGCAGTCATTGGGGTGAAGCCGACGACATCGGCAAACAGGATGCTGGCGGAGTCGAAGCGGTCGGCGATTTGGCGTTCGCCGGAGATCATCCGATCGGCAATGCTTGGTGGGAGGGTTTTGTGGAGAAGTTCCTCGGTGGCTTTGGCACGAGCACGCTCAGCAGCCGTGCGTTTTTCCATCTCCGCAATCTGCCGTTGTTGTTCTACTTGGATGGCTTTCTTCTTCGCTTCCTCACTCTGGACTTCCTCTTTCACCTCGTGGAATTTTTTGAAGTGAGTGAGGGCTTCTTCGAAGCGGGATTCTTGTTCGTAAAGAGTGGCTAAAGACTGATAGTTCCCATACAGGTTCTGCTTGATTCCAAGCTCTTCGTTGATGGTGATTGCCTGCTGCAGAAGCTCTTCGGCTTTGCTGGGGTTGTACTCGGTGAATGCCTTCTGTGAGTAGAGTGAGCCGAGGTTACCGGTGACACCGGCAACACCAGAACGCTCACCAAGCTCTTCATGCAGAGCAAGCGCACGGCTGTAATACTCCAACGCTTTCGGGTACTCCGAAAGGGATTCGTACACCTCCCGATGTTGTTGGTGACACGGGCAACACCGGAACGATCGCCAAGCTCTTCATGCAACGCAAGCGCACGACTGTAATACTCCAACGCTTTCGAGTACTCCGAAAGGGATTCGTACACATTCCCGATGTTCCCGGTGACAATCGCAACACCAGAACGATCACCAAGCTCTTCATGCAACGCAAGAGCGCGGCTGTCATACTCCAACGCCTTTGGGTACTCCGAAAGGTTCGCGTACACACTCCCGATGTTGCTGGTGACACGGGCAACACCAGAGCGATCACCAAGCTCTTCATGCAGGGCAAGTGCACGACTGTCATATTCTAACGCCTTTGGGTACTCCGAAAGGTTCGCGTACACACTCCCGATGTTGCTGGTGACACGGGCAACACCAGAGCGATCACCAAGCTCTTCATGCACGGCAAGCGCACGGGTGTAATACTCTAACGCTTTTGCGTACTCCGAAAGGCGGGTATATACATTCCCGATGTTCCCGGTGACAGTGGCAACACCGGAGCGGTCGCCAAGCTCTTCATGCACGGCAAGCGCACGGACGAAATACTCCAACGCTTTCAGGTACTCCGAAAGGTGCGCGTACACAGCCCCGATGTTCACGGTGAAACGGGCAACACCAGATCGTTCACCAAGTTCTTCATGCACGGCAAGCGCACGGAGGTAATACTCCAACGCTGTTGGATACTCCGAAAGGCTCCGGTACACATCCCCGATGTTCCCAGCGACACGGGCAACACCGGAACGTTCACCAAGCTCTTCATGCAGGGCAAGTGCACGAGCGTAATACTCCAACGATTTTACGGACTCCGAAAGGTTCCAGTGCACAATCCCGATGTTCCCAGTGACACGGGCAACACCGGAACGTTCGCCAAGCTCTTCATGCAGGGCAAGCGCACGGCTGTAATGCTCCAACGCCTTTGGGTACTCCGAAAGGTTCAAGTACACATTCCCGATATTGTTGGTGGAACGGGCAATGCCGGAACGGTTGCTAATCTCTTCAAAGAGGGTCAGCGATTCCTCCAGCAATGGCAACGCCGTGCGGTACTCGCCCCTCCGCCAATGAACCACCCCTCGCAACCGCAAGGCTTCTGCTTCCGCAGCACCATCACCTGCTTCTTTAGCTGCGGCATGAGCTTCCGCCGCCGCTGCAAGGCTTTCAGCATACTCTCCTT encodes:
- a CDS encoding tetratricopeptide repeat protein — encoded protein: MNPETTLTDLRAAVAAATTPAERAGALNQLAEELGQQGEYAESLAAAEEAHAAAKEAGDGAAEAEALRLRGVVHWRRGEYRTALPLLEQSLKLYEEREDRSDVARVTVGIGNVYNSLSEYPKALEYYSRSLAMFEELEDRSGVAGATGNIGIVYQNLSEYSKSLEYYGRALAMFEELGNRFGVATITMNIGNVYKSLSHYPKALEYYSRSLALREELDERSGVASATNGIGNVYQNLSDYPKALEYYSRALALHEELGNRSGVASVTSNIGTVYGAFRITQKHWSISAVRLPCMKSLVIVLVLRLSPGTSGMCTNPFRSTRKRWSITVVRLRCMKSLAIVPVLPVSPTTLGVCTNPFRSTRKRWSITAVRLLCMKSLVSVLVLPVSPVTSAHSTHRKHSPSTTPPKPKSFCSRQSPSTKSLESSRTCMGTISL
- a CDS encoding tetratricopeptide repeat protein is translated as MNPETTLTDLRAAVAAATTPAERAGALNQLAEELGQQGEYAESLAAAAEAHAAAKEAGDGAAEAEALRLRGVVHWRRGEYRTALPLLEESLTLFEEISNRSGIARSTNNIGNVYLNLSEYPKALEHYSRALALHEELGERSGVARVTGNIGIVHWNLSESVKSLEYYARALALHEELGERSGVARVAGNIGDVYRSLSEYPTALEYYLRALAVHEELGERSGVARFTVNIGAVYAHLSEYLKALEYFVRALAVHEELGDRSGVATVTGNIGNVYTRLSEYAKALEYYTRALAVHEELGDRSGVARVTSNIGSVYANLSEYPKALEYDSRALALHEELGDRSGVARVTSNIGSVYANLSEYPKALEYDSRALALHEELGDRSGVAIVTGNIGNVYESLSEYSKALEYYSRALALHEELGDRSGVARVTNNIGRCTNPFRSTRKRWSITAVRLLCMKSLVSVLVLPVSPVTSAHSTHRRHSPSTTPAKPKSFCSRQSPSTKSLESSRTCMGTISL
- a CDS encoding tetratricopeptide repeat protein — translated: MNPETTLTDLRAAVAAATTPAERAGALIQLAKKLEQQSQYAESLAAAEEAHSLAKEAGDGAAEVEALGLQGFCRWRRGEYRTALPLLEESLKLFEELGNRSGVARATNDIGNVYGRLSEYSKALEYYSRALALHEELEDRSGVAGATGNIGIVYQNLSEYSKSLEYYGRALAMFEELGNRFGVATITMNIGNVYKSLSHYPKALEYYSRSLALREELDERSGVASATNGIGNVYQNLSDYPKALEYYSRALALHEELGNRSGVASVTSNIGTVYGDLSDYPKALEYLSRALALYEELGERSGVAIATGNIGNVYVCLSEYPKALEYYSRALAMREELGERSSVAIATGNIGIVYAFLSDYPKALEYFSRALAMREELGERSGVASITGSLGLLYSKKAFAGYDPTKAEELLRQAIALNEELGTKGQLYKAHQFLATLYEQESRFEEALTHFKKFHEVKEEVQSEEAKKKAIQVEQQRQIAEMEKRTAAERARAKATEELLHKTLPPTIADRMISGERQIADRFDSASILFADVVGFTPMTAQMPASAVLEFMNFVFAHFDSIAAKHGCERIKTIGDGYMAACGAPIECPDHAERIARMAMEMLEDVALPASITEHLPPNTEFEIRIGLHTGSITGGVIGTGKLAYDIYGDAVNTASRMESHGEAGKIHVSEEFAEELRRRGADASSMILTERGMMEVKGKGAMRTYFLQSSILP